In a single window of the Drosophila subpulchrella strain 33 F10 #4 breed RU33 chromosome X, RU_Dsub_v1.1 Primary Assembly, whole genome shotgun sequence genome:
- the LOC119557160 gene encoding ubiquitin-conjugating enzyme E2 4 has protein sequence MSSEQLGRQPETEGSHEQETEEEPEAMEPEVPSIPSVASSVEENAPSTSRTGKTTAPLSGCVVRIKRELQDIRKHPPPNCTAEMQNEDLFRWTAGVNGPAGSVYEGGHFRLDIRFPASYPFRPPRIRFTTRIYHCNVDSRGAICLDVLGERWSPVMNVSKVLLSIYLLMSECNPDDPLVMCIADQYKTNRKEHDKIARHWTKLFAMTKAQVKDGEEDQDQDQSQVENQTQDPVPSQSKS, from the exons ATGTCCAGCGAGCAACTCGGCCGGCAACCGGAAACGGAAGGCAGCCACGAACAGGAAACGGAAGAAGAGCCCGAGGCCATGGAGCCCGAAGTGCCCTCGATCCCCAGTGTGGCCAGTTCCGTGGAGGAGAATGCACCCAGCACCAGCCGAACGGGGAAAACCACCGCACCACTCAGTGGCTGTGTGGTGCGAATCAAGCGCGAGCTGCAGGATATTCGAAAGCATCCGCCACCGAATTGCACCGCCGAAATGCAGAACGAGGATCTCTTCCGCTGGACGGCTGGTGTGAACGGGCCGGCTGGCTCCGTTTACGAGGGCGGTCACTTCCGGCTGGACATCCGATTTCCGGCCAGCTATCCCTTCCGGCCGCCTCGCATCCGGTTCACCACACGAATTTACCACTGCAACGTGGACAGCCGAGGCGCCATTTGCCTGGACGTCCTCGGGGAACGATGGTCGCCAGTGATGAATGTGTCCAAG GTTCTGCTGTCCATTTACTTGCTGATGAGTGAGTGCAACCCGGATGATCCGCTGGTCATGTGCATTGCCGATCAGTACAAGACCAATCGCAAGGAGCACGACAAGATCGCCAGACACTGGACGAAGCTGTTTGCGATGACCAAGGCGCAGGTTAAGGATGGGGAAGAGGATCAGGATCAggatcagagccaggtggaaaaTCAGACACAGGACCCAGTGCCAAGTCAGTCCAAATCCTAG
- the LOC119556558 gene encoding uncharacterized protein LOC119556558 produces the protein MNCTVCKKVTVVPFSNSQPFRVCVCLEGHYQCLDCDEERKFICGQCGSMTFPIHVRAELDRSEFKGSSSDSSLVESVQPVNNNNITTVSSSSSSRVGLNDSEDPQPESLDVAKNPSDSRREHSSSSDVTKANEEVPVKCQEDKPLETLHKSPDSVNEIIAETAQDLPEIATSFNNNLRSTNEKQKADLNAILDKYIYKKDHQESLDVAKNPSDSPRGQSSSLDVTKANEEVPQKSQEDKAMETLHKSPDSVNEIIADTAQDLPEIATSFNNNLKSAYEKQKADLNAILDYYIYKTLHKSPDSVNEIIAETAQDLPEIATSLNNKLKSTNEKQKADLNAIYDSYIYNTDHREPSGPSYTEKNRYPTIYVKTRYPKVRDIRSCTERERLLQIQGVNSGLVSLKPQQKYLYFSCQLLPKHQSLGWPTSEAKKELANDISQVRRVRYNCSNSDASPCELVECPEVFLKNRSKRVNLPISFESLKEVNVLFTCPEPHCQQCLNGFHINCHFTCDHLLSIVAQLELNRSMILDLNLADVSKGAKVLALMQLKRVVSGYTMMVGDLLPVCIMRMHVKLSELLGNCDRDERLTLVWAATITSKSLPLKVSLTLWPSFGDGSGSMVSYTGSPYPIQESTRPSELIRSGTVIILSAEQVNSLTENGKCFVNAKFVGMLGPLKEDISG, from the coding sequence ATGAATTGTACGGTTTGCAAGAAAGTGACTGTTGTGCCCTTTTCGAATTCACAACCGTTTCGCGTTTGTGTGTGCTTGGAGGGGCATTACCAATGTCTTGACTGCGATGAGGAGAGAAAATTCATCTGTGGCCAATGTGGCAGTATGACCTTCCCGATACACGTAAGAGCAGAATTGGACAGATCGGAGTTCAAGGGATCCAGTTCCGACAGTTCCCTCGTGGAATCGGTGCAGCCCgtgaataataataatataaccACCGTTTCGAGTAGTTCCAGCAGTCGAGTCGGCTTGAACGACTCCGAGGACCCTCAACCTGAATCCTTGGATGTTGCCAAAAACCCGAGTGATTCTCGTCGCGAACATAGTAGTTCCTCAGACGTTACCAAAGCGAATGAGGAAGTTCCAGTAAAATGTCAAGAAGATAAGCCCCTGGAAACTCTTCATAAAAGTCCAGATAGTGTAAATGAAATTATAGCCGAGACTGCCCAGGATTTACCGGAAATAGCTACTTCTTTTAACAACAATCTTAGGTCCACAAATGAGAAGCAGAAAGCTGATTTGAACGCGATAttagataaatatatatacaaaaaagACCATCAGGAATCGTTGGATGTTGCCAAAAACCCGAGTGATTCTCCTCGCGGACAAAGTAGTTCCTTAGACGTGACCAAAGCGAATGAGGAAGTTCCACAGAAAAGTCAAGAAGATAAAGCCATGGAAACTCTTCACAAAAGTCCAGATAGTGTAAATGAAATTATAGCCGATACTGCCCAGGACTTACCGGAAATAGCTACTTCTTTTAACAACAATCTTAAGTCCGCATATGAGAAGCAGAAAGCTGATTTGAACGCGATATTAGATTACTATATATACAAAACTCTTCATAAAAGTCCAGATAGTGTAAATGAAATTATAGCCGAGACTGCCCAGGATTTACCGGAAATAGCTACTTCTCTTAACAACAAGCTTAAGTCCACAAATGAGAAGCAGAAAGCTGATTTGAATGCGATATACGATAGCTATATATACAATACAGACCATCGGGAACCATCAGGACCATCTTATACGGAAAAAAATAGGTATCCAACGATTTATGTAAAAACCAGGTACCCAAAGGTAAGGGATATCAGATCCTGCACTGAAAGGGAGAGACTTTTACAAATACAAGGTGTAAATTCAGGGCTTGTATCATTGAAGCCACAACAAAAATATCTGTACTTCAGCTGTCAATTATTGCCCAAACATCAATCTCTCGGATGGCCCACATCAGAAGCTAAAAAAGAGTTGGCCAATGATATATCTCAGGTTCGACGTGTTCGCTATAATTGTTCAAATTCGGATGCGAGTCCCTGTGAACTAGTTGAGTGTCCCGAAGTTTTCCTCAAAAATAGATCTAAACGGGTGAATTTACCCATTTCATTTGAGAGCTTGAAGGAGGTCAATGTTTTGTTCACATGCCCTGAACCACATTGCCAACAATGCCTGAATGGGTTCCATATCAATTGTCATTTCACCTGTGATCATTTGCTGTCGATCGTGGCGCAATTAGAACTGAATAGATCAATGATACTTGACCTCAATTTGGCAGACGTCTCTAAAGGAGCAAAGGTTCTGGCCTTAATGCAACTGAAGAGAGTAGTATCTGGATATACCATGATGGTGGGAGATCTGTTACCGGTCTGCATAATGAGAATGCACGTTAAGTTGAGTGAATTGCTGGGAAATTGCGATCGAGATGAGCGACTAACACTGGTTTGGGCTGCTACTATTACCTCAAAATCATTGCCCTTGAAAGTCAGTCTGACATTATGGCCGTCGTTTGGGGACGGCTCCGGGAGTATGGTATCGTACACCGGAAGTCCCTACCCAATTCAAGAATCTACTCGACCCTCGGAATTGATCCGGAGTGGGACGGTAATTATTCTATCAGCTGAGCAGGTGAATTCCTTGACTGAAAATGGTAAATgttttgttaatgccaagttTGTGGGGATGCTGGGCCCACTAAAGGAAGATATAAGTGGGTAA